In the genome of Bos mutus isolate GX-2022 chromosome 28, NWIPB_WYAK_1.1, whole genome shotgun sequence, the window GCAGGCGGAGCGGGCTGGCGCACGTGGTAAGAGTGcagctttcttttattcttctttttttaaagaaacggGAACTTTTCACGTTTTTGTCGAGGGTGGGGGTACTTCCAAGGGTGCTAATCTTGCCGCgacttccttcctttccccttttatttttaatttccaattggAAAAGTGCGCGCAGCGCCAGCAACAAACTTTCCCAAAATTTCTCTGGGTGTTTTAAGTCAGGAAGATGGCCGGCCAATTTCGAGGCGGGCTGAGGGAGAAGTGGAGCGCGAGAAGAGGAGCTGAGGCCGCTCACCGCCGCCCCGGGGCCCTGACCGCCGCGCGCGCGGGGCCGGGCGGGAGCGGGTTCGCCGCGGCAGGTGAGCGGCGGGAGAGCCGCCTGCAGCGCCGCGCTGCCTCCACGGCGTGGCGCCGTGGCTCTCGGTAGCCCGCGCCCCCACGAGGCTGGGGCTGTCCTGGCTGGCCGCGGGCTGGGGCAGGGCCGGGCCCTAGAGGCAGTCCCGCGCAAGGTCCCAGGCCTCGGCTGCTTTGGGGGCGGGAAAGAGGTGGCAGGCGGCCGCTCTCCAGGTTTGAGCAATTGAGACCATCCTCCTACGAGGCCCCGGCCAGGCTCGGAGCGCTCCCAAGGCGGGCTAGGGCGCGCCAGGAGATAGGAGAGGTCAGAACAGCCGACCAGAGTCTGGACctctgaaaagtttaaaaattgttttgagaACTAAGCATAAAGGTTCTTGTCGgggccagttttatttttttgttttgttttgttttgaactcTCAAAGGTAAAAGTGTGTACGGTGATGGCGACTTGAAACTGGCGTTAGCGTCACCGTTTGCTATCACTCTGGACCTCTCTGGGCTCTCCGAGGTGGCTCTTGGCCAGGGAAAGGAAGGATATTCCTCTtaaatgtgtgtgttttggaGTAGGGCTCGGATGCGGGCAGAGCGCCCCTCCGGAgggttttgggggtgggggactgcGGTGGCGGTCGGTCCAGGCAGTGTGAAGGCGAGGATGGGTGTTTTCGCAGAGCACCCTGCCGAGCAAACCCAGGCGCCCGCTCTTGCCGACCAGTCACTCTGTTGGAGAGGCGGATGCACGGGCGCGCTGTCAACAGGGAGGTGTGTAGCGTAAGGTGTGCGAGTGGGTGTGTGAAGAAGGCGGCGGGGGCTGGAGTGTGTGTAGCGGAAGTGGAGCGCGTGTGAGTGtaagagtgtgtgtgcgtgtggcggGGCAGGGTGAGTGTCCAAACCTCCATCTGGACGCCCCCACACAGCCGACCGCCCAGACGCGCCGGGAAGGGCGCCCGCTAAGCGCAGCAGCTGAAGGGGGGCGGGGAGCGCGCGGGCACAGGAAGGGGGGTGTCTCCGGCTGAGGATTTCTCTCGAAGCTCCCCGCAGTTATCTGCTCCTCCAAGGGTCTACCCCCCCCAAGGTGCCCAAAatacttaaacaaacaaacaaccccaaacctgttcCGTTTTCGCTCCTGTATAAATAGAACAGACTTTCCAAAAAAGCAATACCGCATTCACTCTTATCACCAGCCACTTCTTTCCACCAAGTAATTCAGAAAAAAGCAGTCAGCTTCCGTGAATgcatgcagcttttttttttttttcttttctgcctccttTTGCTTGCGGTTTTGAGCTGCCAAGAAAGTGAGTAGGGGTTTGACTGTAGTGTCTCGGCTCCGTTCGGTTTCTTTCCGAAGTTTAATTTTCCGGAATGGCTCCCAAACAAGGGCTGGGGAGGCGGAGCTGCCGGCACCGGATCTTCGCCTTTTTTGGAAAGTCCGGAGAACCGGAATTCCTCCCCGCCCCGGAGGCCGCGCAGCAGCCGGGACCCGATCGCTCTCCCACAGTAGCCTAAGCCGGACCTTTGGCGCGGCCCCTCCCTGGCAGGCTCTGAGCCCTGGACCCGGGCTGCGGCTCGGGCCGCCTGCCCCAGACCCCTGCGGGCTGCAAGCTGGGAGTCGCGAGCCCGCTGGAGCCCGCGCAGCCGAGCCCCTATGCAAATAGGCCATGTGACGGCAAAAGCCACCAGGCCCAGCCCTGTTCCTCAGTCCATATATGGGCAGTGACGTCACGGGCATTGAGGACCTGCCCATAAATACTTAGAGCAACACTTTCCGTCTAACCGAGAGAGCAGCAATTGATTAATAGCTCGGCGAGGGGACACACTGACTGTTATAATAACACTACACCAGCGACTCCTGGCTTCCCAGCCGGAACCCAGGCGAGAGTCAGTGGCAAATAGCcatctttcttcttaaaaaaccAGCAACTTGTTTGCTAGTTTTAGatctgttagattttttttttttttttttgagggggtagTTGCTTTTAAGTGTGGAGGGCACAAGGAGATACCAACCTAGGCTCAGTCCAATCCCTCTCCAAAACGGCTTCTCTGACACTCCAGGTAGCGAGGGAGTTGGGTCTCCAGGTTGTGCGAGGAGCAAATGATGACCGCCAAGGCCGTAGACAAAATCCCAGTAACTCTCAGTGGTTTTGTGCACCAGCTGTCTGACAACATCTACCCGGTGGAGGACCTCGCCCCCACGTCGGTGACCATTTTCCCCAATGCCGAACTGGGAGGCCCCTTTGACCAGATGAACGGAGTGGCCGGAGGTAAGCCGCGTGCCCCCTTCGCGAACCGGGACCCACGCCGCTCGGAGGTGGTGGGTGGGTTTTCGTGCGTGTGCGGGACTTGGAGGAGAGGTGGAAGGTGTTGATTGAACTGGATTTGAAGGATAGAAGTGGGTGCAGGAGGAAAGCGGGAGCGGGGACCCGGGCGTTGGAGCTGGGCGCGCGGGCAGATGCACCAGGTTGCCAGCGAACCGGCGTGCGTGCGCTGCGGCGCGCCCAGCCCCGGCGGAATTAGGCATAAGAGTAGGAGGTGGTGCCCCACCAGGCTTCGGGGCTTATGCGAGCCTTAATGCCGGCGGCACCCCAGCCTCCCCAGTCCCGCGGTAGGGGCAAAGTGATGGGGAAGTTCGGGGCTCTGGCGGAAAGCTGAGCGTCTGGAGAGCGGAGCAGCGGAGATGCCCGAGGAAAGCGTCCGCCGCTTCCTGCTCGGTAGAGGAGACCCGGGGAAAATCTCGGAGCGCGCTCCTCCTGCGGTCTGAAGGAGCGCCCCCACCTGCGCGCTGCCAGCGAAGTTGAGGGGGTTGGCCCGGCggggaggaggagatggggcGGGCAACGGCGGGAAGCGGCCCCGTGGCTGCCGAGGGAGGCCCGTAGGGAGCCGGCGCCGCGAGTTTCCTTGGCGGTGGCAAGTGGTCTCCCGAAGCCCGCGCACCTTCCCCGAAGCCCTGCCACTGCTTTTGCGCTGAGGCGAGGCCGCGCAGGTGTGGGACTAGGCTGAAAAGATTGGGAAAGGAAACCTATTTAGACTCCTTCCATGGCAGAGCCTGATTCCCTCCAGCagcgggagagggagggaaggaaggaacctGGGGTGTGGAGCAGCCGGGAAATCATTGACCCCCTTCTTTGGCTCACCTTTGAGGCTGACACCTTCGCTGCACTGGCTGGGGTCAGTCTCCTGGGTAGTGCCTGCCCTAGCTGTGGGACCTCAGGCAAAGGAGAGGGAGAACTTCCAGGCAGATGGGGAATttttaatactgctgctgctattatTGGGTGTTTTCATTGGGGACTGGAGCCACAGATGGCTGTATgtggtaggggtgggggtgggggtagctcATCCTGTTTGCCTGGAGGTAGTTTGAATCCTAGACTGTGGCTGGCTTCCACAGTAGGATCTGGGCTAGCCTCTTCTTACTGTCTTTGGGCcacagtttccccacctgttgAATTCTGCCCCGGCTATACAGTGCTGGAGTCCTTGAGGTGGGACTCATGTGAGACAGAAGGGTGAGAAGGGATTCTTGGCTGCATTCTCAATGCTCCACCTCCATTCTTCTTTTCCCCTCCCCAGATGGCATGATCAACATTGACATGACTGGAGAGAAGAGGTCCTTGGATCTTCCATATCCCAGCAGCTTTGCTCCGGGCTCAGCACCCCGAAACCAGACCTTCACTTACATGGGCAAGTTCTCCATTGACCCCCAGTACCCTGGTGCCGGCTGCTACCCAGAAGGTATCATCAACATTGTGAGTGCAGGCATCCTGCAGGGGGTCACCTCCCCAGCTTCCACCACAGCCTCCTCCAGCATCACCTCTGCCTCTCCCAACCCACTGGCCACTGGACCCTTGGGTGTGTGCACCATGTCCCAGACCCAGCCTGACCTGGACCACCTCTACactccgccgccgcctcctccttaTGCGGGCTGTGGAGGAGACCTATACCAGGACCCCTCTGCATTCCTATCAGCAgccaccacctccacctcctcctctctgGCCTACCCACCACCTCCTTCCTATCCGTCCCCCAAGCCAGCCACGGACCCAAGTCTCTTCCCCATGATCCCAGACTATCCTGGATTTTTCCCCTCACAGTGCCAGAGAGACCTACACGGTACAGCTGGCCCAGACCGCAAGCCCTTTCCCTGTCCCCTGGACTCCCTGCGAGTCCCCCCTCCACTCACTCCGCTCTCCACCATCCGCAACTTTACCCTGGGAGGGCCCAGTGCTGGGGCCACAGGGCCAGGGGCAGGCGGAGGCAGCGAGGGACCCCGGCTACCTGGCACTGGCTCGGCAGCGGCTGCCGCGGCCGCCTACAACCCACACCATCTGCCACTGCGGCCCATTCTGAGGCCTCGAAAGTACCCCAACAGGCCGAGCAAGACCCCAGTGCACGAGAGGCCCTACCCGTGCCCAGCAGAAGGCTGTGACCGGCGCTTCTCCCGCTCGGACGAGCTGACCAGGCACATCCGAATCCACACGGGGCACAAGCCCTTCCAGTGTCGGATCTGTATGCGCAACTTCAGCCGCAGCGACCACCTCACTACCCACATCCGCACCCACACTGGCGAGAAGCCCTTTGCCTGTGATTACTGTGGCCGCAAGTTTGCCCGCAGTGATGAGAGGAAGCGCCACACCAAGATCCACCTGAGACAGAAGGAGCGAAAGAGCAGCGCCCCGTCCTCGGCGGTGCCGGCCGCCTCCAGCGCCTCTTGCAGCGGGGGCGCGCAGGCCGGGGGGACCCTgtgcagcagcaacagcagcgcTATTGGTGGAGGGTCCCTCGGCCCTTGTTCGTCTCGGACCCGGACGCCCTGAGATGAGACTCACGTTGACACACCAGCCCTTTGAGGCCCCGGAGGCCCTTCGTCCATTGGAGCTGCACGACAAACACTACCACCCATTCCTGCCCTTCCCTCATTTCATTGGGCAAAGGGCCTTGAAGGAGCCTAgcactgcccccaccccgccccctccttTCCACTTAGAAGCAGGTCTTAGCCTGCTTCTAAAACTTAGCCCACCTTAGTCTGTCTTAGGTGAGTTGACCGTCACCCCAAATTAATGGGGAGGCACAGAAGGGAGTTGGGTGGGGGGCCTCTGGCCTAGAGGGCTGAGGCCTGACCCTACTTTAAAGGGTTGTTTGACTAGGTTTGGTGCCCCTCTCTTATTTTGACTGGTTAGTTTTTTGACTCTGGATGTCAGAACTGATTTGAGACTTTTTCTACAGTAGTTTGGGAGATGCTGATCTCTTCAGATGGGGACAGCAAAAAGGCAGAAGCAAAGCTGATGTGCACTTTAATGGCCTGGGACTGATTCAGGGGATGCTGTACAGTGGGCGAAGCATGGCCTTTACGCTGCATTCTGTTGCCCTAGAAGTGAATCAAAGCTTATCTAGTCATCTCAACCCTTTAAGCAATATGTATTATAAACTTAGAGAACAGAAGTGCAATGTGATGGGAGGGACATAGCAATACTTGCTTCTTTTTGAGTGGTTTGAGAAACGTAAAGACTATTTTTTCAGTGTATATCCATTcagattttgtgtatttttgatgTGCACTGTTCTCCAATTTCTGAAcctttgggaaaagaaaaagtaaaacatgtaTGATCTCTTGCAATGAGTCAGAGGTTAACTTATTTAAAGGGGGATGTACATATATTCTCTGAAGCTAGGATGCATGCAGTTGTGTTGGACGTGTCCCTGGTGCCTTGTGTGATGTAGACAATGTTACAGGGTCTGCATGTAAATGGGTTGCCTTACTATGGAGAAAAAATCACTCCCTGGGTTTAGTATGGCTGTATATTTCTGCCTATtaatatttggaattttttttagaaagtatATTTTTGTATGCTCTGTTTTGTGACTTAAAAGTGTTACCTTTGTAGTCAAATTGCAGATAGGAATGTAAATAATGTTACTGGAGCTGACTTGTTTGGTTATTAGCTCTTAATAGTTGTGGAAATACAAATGATTTATTCTAACACAAAACCACTAACTAAAGTTCGGATAATGAATGGTTTATGACTATAgtgtaaataaatacttttcaacAATATTTTTGCTGCAGAAATTATTTATGCAAGATTTATTGGGTGTGACTTCAACAGTACCCAGTGGGTTTTAGTACTTTGACCAAGCCATGGTCTCCAAGTTTTCTTTGCTAGTCTTTCCACATTGGCTCTCTTGCCGCAAAGCAATCTCCATTCATAATCAAACACGAGCATTCGCTAGCATTCGGGGATTTCCCCCATGCATTAGTGTAAAAGTGGGGAGGCGTTGTTTTGACTCATTGTTCCGTCCTCTGTAACAGCCTATAGCTTCTCTCTGCTCCTGAGTGGGCTCCGGAAAATAAATACTTACAAACAAGTGCCCACTCGGAGACTACACATTTGCAACTGCTTTCAGAACCCTGACCAGAGCCTGGAACTCAGACGAGATGTGGCTTTGTGGAAAGTGTGGTGGCGTGGTCAAGCTGGAAATGACTTTCAGGTTCCAGGATTAGTCTCATGACCACAGAAAACTTTTTGAAAAGCGCTATCGCCTCTTCTGATCAAAAATGCACTCAGACACTGCTGATGACAGCattaatggttaccaaaggaatTACCCCAGGACTCATTTCTCTCTAGACGTCTCCCCAATTACACCCATTTGGAAGGATCATTCTCTGCCATAGGTCTGGTCGGTCTAGAGACAAATACCCAGCTTTTTAGATGATGTACAGGTGTACACCAGCCTTAAAATCTCAAGACAATCTGAATCAAATAGGTAAATATGGCCCTTCGTTGGATAATGCTTTGCAAAACAATACTCTAGGGGTCATTTTAGTACAAGCCTTTTgtagtgattttaaaatataaattaactgACACCCCCTCCCCCCGACAATATCTATAATACAGATTGTCTTTGTTATCTTTTTACTCTAAAACTGGACCTGAATATTTAACTTCACTCACTGCCTCTGGATCCTTACACAAGTGTAACACATTGGAGTGTCTAGATACATCATCTGAAAACTGTGTCGTCTGTCCTTTGTCACTGTTACTAAGACATGGCTGATAATAGATGGCTTGTATTTTAGAACAGCAGACAGTGGCTGGTACTCAGGGAAACTCTTTTTCGGCCCTTACCAGCACTAGAATTTGAAATCTGATTTGCGGGGATAAGTAACCCTTATTTCTTCCCTGTTCTTATTTCAAAGATGCACAATACCTCTCAGAACTACTAAATGGAACTTCCTAAAATCCGGTGTCAGATCGTTCTAAGTGATT includes:
- the EGR2 gene encoding E3 SUMO-protein ligase EGR2 isoform X2, which translates into the protein MNGVAGDGMINIDMTGEKRSLDLPYPSSFAPGSAPRNQTFTYMGKFSIDPQYPGAGCYPEGIINIVSAGILQGVTSPASTTASSSITSASPNPLATGPLGVCTMSQTQPDLDHLYTPPPPPPYAGCGGDLYQDPSAFLSAATTSTSSSLAYPPPPSYPSPKPATDPSLFPMIPDYPGFFPSQCQRDLHGTAGPDRKPFPCPLDSLRVPPPLTPLSTIRNFTLGGPSAGATGPGAGGGSEGPRLPGTGSAAAAAAAYNPHHLPLRPILRPRKYPNRPSKTPVHERPYPCPAEGCDRRFSRSDELTRHIRIHTGHKPFQCRICMRNFSRSDHLTTHIRTHTGEKPFACDYCGRKFARSDERKRHTKIHLRQKERKSSAPSSAVPAASSASCSGGAQAGGTLCSSNSSAIGGGSLGPCSSRTRTP
- the EGR2 gene encoding E3 SUMO-protein ligase EGR2 isoform X1 → MRVGLPSEASSCRWSARGPQDWPERRRSGLAHVLSDNIYPVEDLAPTSVTIFPNAELGGPFDQMNGVAGDGMINIDMTGEKRSLDLPYPSSFAPGSAPRNQTFTYMGKFSIDPQYPGAGCYPEGIINIVSAGILQGVTSPASTTASSSITSASPNPLATGPLGVCTMSQTQPDLDHLYTPPPPPPYAGCGGDLYQDPSAFLSAATTSTSSSLAYPPPPSYPSPKPATDPSLFPMIPDYPGFFPSQCQRDLHGTAGPDRKPFPCPLDSLRVPPPLTPLSTIRNFTLGGPSAGATGPGAGGGSEGPRLPGTGSAAAAAAAYNPHHLPLRPILRPRKYPNRPSKTPVHERPYPCPAEGCDRRFSRSDELTRHIRIHTGHKPFQCRICMRNFSRSDHLTTHIRTHTGEKPFACDYCGRKFARSDERKRHTKIHLRQKERKSSAPSSAVPAASSASCSGGAQAGGTLCSSNSSAIGGGSLGPCSSRTRTP